One stretch of Xiphophorus maculatus strain JP 163 A chromosome 19, X_maculatus-5.0-male, whole genome shotgun sequence DNA includes these proteins:
- the coq6 gene encoding ubiquinone biosynthesis monooxygenase COQ6, mitochondrial, which translates to MHKLTKAPLALNGLGRCLITEKHLPPVNIIRRGLVCSENRTDCSKTEVYDVIISGGGMVGSAMACSLGMDPNLAGKKILLLEAGHKKVMDRVPDTYSTRVSSISPGSATLLSGIGAWEQVTRMRCKPYKRMQVWDACSDALITFDKEDLLDEMAYIVENDVVVAAITRQLDAMPENVQVKYKTKVVKYTWPMPHHAAESIPWVKVTLANGQTLQTKLLIGADGPNSMVRQKLGIPTVKWNYDQSAVVAVLHLSEPTENNVAWQRFLPTGPIAMLPLSDTESSLVWSTSHHLAEELLVLDEESFVDAINSAFWSNENQSDLVETAGALFRGALSAIMPSAGSPRQLPPSVAGIGPKSRVMFPLGVGHASEYIRHRVALIGDAAHRVHPLAGQGVNLGFGDVACLTHLLSQAAFNGKDLGAIQHLLEYETERQRHNLPMMTAIDLMKRLYSTNAAPAVLLRTFGLQATNMLPTLKEQIMAYASK; encoded by the exons ATGCACAAACTCACAAAGGCGCCACTAGCCCTAAACGGACTGGGTCGATGTCTTATAACAGAGAAGCACTTACCACCTGTAAATATCATCAGGAGAGGATTGGTGTGTTCAGAAAATAGGACAGATTGTTCTAAAACTGAGGTATATGATGTGATTATATCCGGGGGAGGGATGGTTGGATCTGCAATGGCTTGCTCCCTAG GCATGGATCCCAACTTGGCAGGAAAGAAGATTCTGCTCCTAGAAGCTGGCCACAAGAAAGTAATGGACAGAGTGCCTGACACCTACAGCACCAGAGTCAGCTCCATCAGTCCAGGATCAGCCACACTCCTCAGCG GTATTGGAGCATGGGAGCAAGTCACAAGGATGAGATGCAAACCCTATAAAAGGATGCAG GTTTGGGATGCCTGTTCTGATGCCCTGATCACGTTCGATAAAGAGGACCTGCTGGACGAGATGGCATACATTGTGGAGAATGACGTCGTTGTGGCTGCGATCACCAGACAGCTGGATGCAATGCCTG AAAACGTGCAAGTTAAGTATAAGACTAAAGTTGTGAAGTACACATGGCCAATGCCTCATCACGCAGCCGAGTCCATCCCCTGGGTGAAGGTCACTTTGGCTAATGGACAAACTCTTCAAACAAAGCTGCTG atCGGTGCTGATGGGCCAAATTCAATGGTTAGACAGAAACTGGGAATACCCACAGTCAAGTGGAACTATGACCAGTCTGCTGTGGTTGCAGTGCTACATCTGTCAGAg CCCACAGAGAACAATGTTGCATGGCAAAGGTTTCTCCCAACTGGACCCATTGCTATGTTACCG CTTTCTGACACAGAGAGCTCACTGGTGTGGTCAACCAGCCATCACCTTGCAGAGGAGCTGCTGGTGCTGGACGAGGAGAGCTTCGTCGACGCCATCAACTCAGCCTTT TGGAGCAATGAGAATCAGTCAGACCTAGTTGAGACAGCCGGCGCTTTGTTCCGGGGTGCCCTGTCAGCCATCATGCCATCAGCCGGCTCACCACGGCAGCTTCCACCAAGTGTGGCAGGGATCGGCCCGAAAAGCAGAGTCATGTTCCCGCTGGGAGTCGGTCACGCATCAGAGTACATCAGGCACAGAGTGGCGCTTATCGG agatGCAGCACATCGTGTCCATCCGCTGGCAGGTCAGGGAGTCAACTTGGGTTTCGGGGATGTGGCTTGTCTCACACATCTCTTGAGCCAGGCAGCTTTTAATGGGAAGGACCTGG GAGCTATACAGCACTTGTTAGAATATGAGACGGAACGTCAGCGGCACAATTTGCCCATGATGACTGCCATCGACCTCATGAAGCGTCTTTACTCCACCAACGCAGCTCCTGCGGTTCTCCTACGCACCTTCGGTCTGCAGGCCACCAACATGCTCCCGACTCTTAAA GAGCAGATCATGGCATACGCAAGCAAATGA